The nucleotide sequence TATACTATTTCTCATTCCTACATGGAGACTGAAATGGACACCTTACAAACCACCACTACGTTTCAACAGCTAAAAGAAGGGGCTGACGGCTACATTAAACGCCGTAACCAACGTCTTTTAGCCAATCACCGCAAAGAGTTACGAAACTTTACCCGAGCTGAAGCATCGGCTTACCTTGGTATTGATGCCAAAACGCTAGATCGTTACGTGACCGCCACAGAAATAGACCCTCGCCGCCATGAAGACTCTCAGTGGTCGATTGATATCTCTGAAATGTACCGTGTACGTGATTTACTGCCAGAGAATCTACGTAAAGATCCAAAGTTCTCGCGCAGTGATAAGCAAAAAACGCAAGTCGTGGTGATCCAAAACCAGAAAGGTGGAGTCGGCAAAACCGTTTCAGCTGCGACAATTGCTTCCGGCCTTGCAACAGAGTTCCACCAAGAGTATCGAGTCGGCCTTATCGATATGGATGGCCAAGCCACGCTCTCTATGTATTACGCACCAGAAGCCGAACAAGAAGGCAACTTGTCGGTTGGCGATCTCATGATGCGAACTTTCGATCTTGACGAAGGTGAAACTTATCAAGATGCAGTATCAGAAGCCTTTTTAGAAACGACCATTCCAAATTTACGTATTTTACCCGCATCGCAATCCGATCGAGCGATTGAAGGTTGGTTCCATGAGCAGGTATTTAGTCACACGCTCGCGTCGCCCTACTCTATCCTTGATGAGATCATCGATGCAGTGAAAGATGAGTTCGACATCATCTTAATTGATACACCTCCATCACTTGGCTATGCCACTTATAACGCGTACTTTGCCGCGACAAGCGTGGTGTTCCCGCTTTCAATTACTGAAAATGACATCGATGCCACCTGTTCCTATTTCAGTTATATCCCACAGGTGTGGGCGCTACTTGCGAATGCACAACATGAAGGCTATGACTTCATGAAAATACTGCTCACTAATCACCGTGACAGTTCAACCACCACTGAATTAATGAACAGCCTTTACGATCATTTCTCACCTTATCTTTACTCAAAAGAGTTCAAGCATAGTGAGGCGATCCGCCAAGCTTCTTCCCTACTCTCCACCGTCTTTGATATGTCAAAAAGTGAGTACCCGAAAAGCAAAGCAACTTTCCAAACCGCGCAACAAAATAGCTATGAAGTGACAAGCCAGATCTTGCGTGACTTATTAAATGTATGGCGCGAGCAGGAGCAAGCATAATGGCGAAGAAAAGAGGTGGCGCAAGCCCGTTAGGTAATACAGCAGGATCAGCGGAAGCCCAAAAAGGCGCAGCCAAAGCGAACGTAGAATCACTGACTCGTCAACTTAGCGATGAACTAATCAAAGCAGGTGAAAGCAGCGCCGATTACCTTAAAGCGCACTTTGGTATTGAATCTGTTGGTCAGAGTATCGAATGGACGTTAGCTTCAGGAGCAACAGCCACATTTAATGAAGTGACATTGTCACACGAGCAAGTGCGCGATAATACCTTTGTTACCTTTGATGTGAATGGCCGTGATCAGTCTTTGCTAACCGCGGAATCTTTAGAAGATCTTAATTCATTAGAATTCCAACAGTTCTACCCTGCGGTTGGCCGAGAAATGGATGGTCAAATCGATGTCCTGGATGGATCTCGTCGCCGCGCTTGGTTTTTACTTCAGGATGGACGCATCAACACCTTCCGAACTCTTGTGACTAAAGATGACATTTCAACTGCAGACGCAAAAGCCTTAGCGAAGCAGCTGCAAACTGCGAAAGAACATAACCAGCGTGAAATTGGTCTGCAGTGTAAAAAACTCATGGACAGCGGCGAACTGACTCAAGAAGATGTCGCCAAAATTTTAAACATTAGCCGTCAAGCCGTAGGTCGAGCATTGAAAGCCGCCAGTATCGATAGTAAGTTAGTGGCCCTATTCCCAGTAGTAAATGAGCTTTCTCATACTGATTACTCTGTATTATCGAAGGTAATGAAAACTTTCAATGAAAACAATAAAGAGCTCACTAGCTTCATTCAAAAAGTAGAGACCAAAGTTGTCAATGCTCAGCCTGAGCAGAGCCAAGAAGACATCAAAGAAGCGCTAATTACTAGTATCAAATCAGAGTTAAAGATTGCTGAAGCCAAACAAGAATCAGACAAAGCACAAGTCACCCCTCTCGCTCAATTTGATAGCAAAGGGATGTTTGCACGTAAGAAAGTAAAAGGCCGCAATTTTTCGTATGAGTTTGGTCGCTTGTCGAAAGAGATTCAAGCTGAGTTAGATGAGGCGATTCAAGCTGTACTCAACAAGTACTAGATATAGCCACACCAACCTTTAGGTATTAATGCCATTCGGATAAGCATTCATACCTAAATCGGTACTTCACTGGAACATAGAGGCTGGACGTAAATACGTTCGGCCTTTTTCTTTATCT is from Vibrio cortegadensis and encodes:
- a CDS encoding ParA family protein, producing MDTLQTTTTFQQLKEGADGYIKRRNQRLLANHRKELRNFTRAEASAYLGIDAKTLDRYVTATEIDPRRHEDSQWSIDISEMYRVRDLLPENLRKDPKFSRSDKQKTQVVVIQNQKGGVGKTVSAATIASGLATEFHQEYRVGLIDMDGQATLSMYYAPEAEQEGNLSVGDLMMRTFDLDEGETYQDAVSEAFLETTIPNLRILPASQSDRAIEGWFHEQVFSHTLASPYSILDEIIDAVKDEFDIILIDTPPSLGYATYNAYFAATSVVFPLSITENDIDATCSYFSYIPQVWALLANAQHEGYDFMKILLTNHRDSSTTTELMNSLYDHFSPYLYSKEFKHSEAIRQASSLLSTVFDMSKSEYPKSKATFQTAQQNSYEVTSQILRDLLNVWREQEQA
- a CDS encoding ParB family protein, with protein sequence MAKKRGGASPLGNTAGSAEAQKGAAKANVESLTRQLSDELIKAGESSADYLKAHFGIESVGQSIEWTLASGATATFNEVTLSHEQVRDNTFVTFDVNGRDQSLLTAESLEDLNSLEFQQFYPAVGREMDGQIDVLDGSRRRAWFLLQDGRINTFRTLVTKDDISTADAKALAKQLQTAKEHNQREIGLQCKKLMDSGELTQEDVAKILNISRQAVGRALKAASIDSKLVALFPVVNELSHTDYSVLSKVMKTFNENNKELTSFIQKVETKVVNAQPEQSQEDIKEALITSIKSELKIAEAKQESDKAQVTPLAQFDSKGMFARKKVKGRNFSYEFGRLSKEIQAELDEAIQAVLNKY